One Rhinoderma darwinii isolate aRhiDar2 chromosome 6, aRhiDar2.hap1, whole genome shotgun sequence DNA window includes the following coding sequences:
- the GBX2 gene encoding homeobox protein GBX-2: MSAAFQPPLMMMQRPLGSSTAFSIDSLIGNPPQSSPGHFVYTGYPMFMPYRPVVLPPPPPPPPSLSQATLQSTLPSTHPHHQIPSLPSGFCSSLAQGMALTSTLMATLPGSFSASTQHQEAARKFGTQNLQVGFDKNDGGQSDGEDTSKTYVTKDRTLLPFTESALGAVRGQGKEDSGKDEEVKGKEDSYLMDSDLDYSSDDNISCQTTHKEEDTPEESPQNPNPSSNSTSTGKNRRRRTAFTSEQLLELEKEFHCKKYLSLTERSQIAHALKLSEVQVKIWFQNRRAKWKRVKAGNANSKTGEPSRNPKIVVPIPVHVSRFAIRSQHQQLEQGRP; the protein is encoded by the exons ATGAGTGCAGCTTTCCAGCCACCTCTCATGATGATGCAGCGTCCCCTGGGCAGCAGTACAGCTTTCAGTATAGACTCACTGATAGGGAACCCACCACAGTCCAGTCCTGGGCACTTTGTCTACACAGGATATCCTATGTTTATGCCATACAGGCCGGTGGTGCTGCCACCACCACCCCctccaccaccatcactgtcccaGGCCACTCTGCAGTCAACTCTTCCCTCTACACACCCCCATCACCAGATCCCCAGCCTGCCCAGCGGATTCTGCTCCAGCCTGGCACAGGGCATGGCCCTCACTTCCACACTGATGGCCACTTTGCCAGGCAGCTTCTCAGCGTCAACCCAGCACCAGGAGGCAGCCAGGAAGTTTGGAACCCAAAATCTGCAAGTAGGATTCGATAAAAATGATGGGGGCCAGTCAGATGGAGAAGACACTAGTAAAACCTATGTCACCAAAGACAGGACATTACTGCCCTTTACAGAGAGCGCCCTAG GTGCTGTCCGGGGTCAGGGGAAGGAGGACTCTGGGAAGGACGAGGAGGTGAAAGGGAAGGAAGATTCCTACTTGATGGACAGTGACCTGGACTACAGCTCAGATGATAACATATCCTGCCAGACGACCCACAAAGAAGAAGACACCCCAGAGGAGAGCCCCCAGAACCCCAACCCTTCCAGTAACAGCACCTCTACCGGCAAGAACAGACGAAGAAGAACGGCCTTCACCAGCGAACAACTCCTGGAGTTGGAGAAGGAGTTCCACTGTAAGAAGTACCTGTCGCTTACTGAGCGCTCCCAGATCGCACATGCGCTCAAACTCAGCGAGGTCCAGGTGAAAATATGGTTCCAGAACCGCAGAGCCAAGTGGAAGAGAGTCAAGGCTGGGAATGCAAACTCCAAAACTGGAGAGCCCTCCAGAAACCCCAAAATCGTCGTTCCAATCCCAGTCCATGTCAGCAGGTTCGCCATCAGGAGCCAACACCAGCAGCTGGAGCAGGGTAGACCCTGA